A single region of the Eremothecium gossypii ATCC 10895 chromosome V, complete sequence genome encodes:
- the GEA2 gene encoding Arf family guanine nucleotide exchange factor GEA2 (Syntenic homolog of Saccharomyces cerevisiae YEL022W (GEA2) and YJR031C (GEA1)), which yields MARQDVAVNPVTIVIKECITLSTAMRKYTRYTSQLGVAALLGGGSDIFSNQDDSLADAFSNLASKTNDPLLSGFIQLRLMLNNLKTLDEVDALTVLQPFLLVISTASTSGYITSLALDSIHKIFRYNILNEHSKNYVAAFRQTVHSLTHCRFEGSEQTSDDSVLLKVLSLIETIVVSSCGDVLSDSLMSDVIQTVMSLACNKRRTEVLRKAAEMSMMSITVKLLAKLRAIEPTNTEKYINDESFATALLKEDIIGTMPRATTDVSVENGTLVATEAKKHEDAPVDDTTLEENYGLPVVKDYLGILISLIVIENSHKQNNSTKVFGLHLLNMTVELAGDLFPKHPRLFSLVSDPIFKNILYLIQNTDKLSLLQAALQLFTTLTIILGDCLQSQIELTLKTIFSILLDEKKGNDNKIRPSAVKELLVEQISILWTRSPSFFTSIFINYDCDLERSDLAINFLKKLTKLALPESALITADSVPPICLEGFISLIDDMHANVQRSGEKFDSDLQVDILVQRERKNEFIRCVEEFNKKPKVGIPLLIEKNFIKSEDESDIASFLFENNTRLNKKTVGEYLASPDKVSLLRKFIDLFDFENLRVDEALRILLTKFRLPGESQQIERIVEAFSAKYVSSQHYDESKAGKDIEDDYSTVQPDSDSVFILSYSIILLNTDLHNPQVKKHMTLDDYTYNLKGCNNQKDFPMWYMERTYYSIRDKEIVMPEEHHGSDGWFDDVWNNLISSNTVLTELNTPRHNSIEDMDPAYTLHFDRAIFQNVGSQIVSTLFKIFAVASDDNISTRMLSTIDKCSQLASFFGFTKLYNGILTETIKFTTLTGETKNARKLYDFNDVPVVLIHLEDTMEVITVSSQSVRLGQDFKGQLATVVLSRILGNTGKNTISKEIWVQLLNILLVLYEGLVIPPDLCPQVQRELALGPLPKPSAEYNINKTKFTKGLLSTFASYLKGDEEPTEEEIAWSVKGMETIENSQLISSILGASQETEAELISHILGAVKLEKNGDNSRFFEQEILFLCELAISMLVRCQNKSTGRQILTQLKIFAEINGISKAFRQRLLSYNIFVIKQLETPEAIISLIDKEMLFNNEIYDSEFFESDPGMSVLNSLLSLSQQDAFTSELLANEGFWKLLRRYAPLKKCTLAVYNFLDNFIITNQGLITDENFMWMLGLLDEISSTGAVGGRWEEEFDRLVKSGRAVEKENPYQEIVDLSLKSINLTSQLIKVRTNLTKTEIVALIQALAHQCLNPSYQLRLYALSSLEDAMTKGILVSNDTITVSELFEHGLFPLIDNSKNINALPLLDIMSTLSRIYLYYLECGKTTNDTYMKVQNMFNKYVENPTMEQKLQELITAKKEIEKNINGPSRPHTVADNKETSMEEAPGPVEEK from the coding sequence ATGGCTCGACAAGATGTGGCAGTGAATCCTGTGACGATTGTCATTAAGGAATGCATCACGCTATCCACGGCAATGAGAAAATACACACGCTACACTTCACAACTAGGGGTGGCAGCTCTATTAGGCGGCGGGAGCGACATATTCAGCAACCAGGATGATTCTCTGGCGGATGCGTTCAGCAACTTGGCGAGCAAAACTAACGATCCCCTGCTGTCGGGGTTCATTCAACTGCGGCTGATGCTGAACAACCTCAAGACTCTGGATGAAGTCGATGCATTGACAGTGTTGCAGCCGTTTCTGCTTGTGATCAGCACTGCGTCGACATCGGGCTACATCACTTCACTTGCCCTGGACTCGATCCACAAGATTTTTAGGTACAACATATTGAACGAGCACTCCAAGAACTACGTGGCTGCCTTCCGCCAGACAGTGCACTCGTTGACACATTGCCGATTTGAGGGCTCTGAGCAGACTTCGGATGACTCGGTTCTGCTGAAGGTATTGTCGCTGATCGAGACGATTGTGGTATCGTCTTGCGGGGATGTCTTGTCGGATTCGCTGATGAGTGACGTCATACAGACCGTGATGTCGCTTGCCTGCAATAAGCGACGGACGGAGGTGTTGCGTAAGGCGGCCGAGATGAGCATGATGTCTATTACGgtgaagctgctggcgaAGTTGAGAGCGATTGAGCCTACGAATACTGAAAAGTACATCAACGACGAGAGTTTTGCGACTGCCCTCCTAAAAGAGGACATCATCGGGACCATGCCAAGGGCCACGACGGATGTGAGTGTTGAGAATGGCACGCTTGTCGCCACAGAGGCTAAGAAGCATGAAGACGCGCCAGTCGATGACACTACTCTGGAGGAAAATTACGGTCTACCTGTGGTCAAAGACTATCTGGGCATATTAATATCCTTGATAGTAATAGAGAATTCTCATAAGCAGAATAACTCCACCAAGGTATTTGGGCTGCATCTACTGAACATGACAGTTGAACTGGCAGGAGACTTATTCCCCAAGCATCCTCGTCTGTTTAGTCTGGTATCCGACCCGATCTTCAAAAATATATTATACTTGATTCAAAACACGGATAAACTATCCCTTCTTCAAGCTGCATTGCAACTCTTCACGACCCTAACTATTATTTTGGGTGACTGTCTACAGAGTCAAATTGAACTGACTTTAAAAACCATCTTTTCCATTCTCTTAGATGAGAAAAAGGGCAATGACAATAAGATTAGGCCTTCCGCAGTTAAAGAGTTGTTAGTTGAACAAATATCTATTCTGTGGACGAGATCGCCATCCTTTTTCACGTCAATATTTATCAACTATGACTGTGATCTTGAAAGGTCAGATCTAGCGATCAATTTCCTCAAGAAGTTGACGAAGCTAGCCTTGCCTGAGTCGGCTTTGATAACAGCGGATAGCGTACCTCCAATCTGCCTAGAGGGTTTCATATCTTTGATAGATGATATGCACGCCAACGTGCAGAGATCGGGTGAAAAATTCGACTCCGATTTGCAGGTTGATATATTGGTACAGCGAGAACGCAAAAACGAATTCATCCGTTGTGTTGAAGAATTCAATAAGAAACCGAAGGTCGGGATACCCCTTCTTATTGAGAAAAACTTTATCAAGTCCGAAGATGAAAGTGATATTGCTTCCTTTTTATTTGAAAACAATACCCGTTTGAATAAGAAAACAGTAGGTGAATATCTTGCAAGTCCAGATAAAGTTTCCTTACTGCGGAAATTCATTGACCTATTCGATTTTGAAAACCTCCGTGTAGATGAAGCTCTTCGGATTTTATTAACAAAGTTTCGGTTACCTGGTGAATCCCAGCAAATCGAACGAATCGTTGAAGCTTTCTCTGCCAAATATGTGTCAAGCCAGCATTACGACGAGTCCAAGGCCGGGAAAGATATTGAAGACGATTATAGTACGGTACAGCCAGACTCAGACTCCGTTTTCATTTTAAGTTACTCGATTATTCTGCTAAACACAGATCTACACAATCCGCAAGTCAAAAAGCACATGACTCTAGACGATTATACCTACAATTTGAAGGGATGCAACAATCAGAAGGATTTCCCAATGTGGTACATGGAGAGGACTTACTATTCTATCAGGGATAAAGAAATTGTAATGCCAGAGGAACACCACGGTAGCGATGGCTGGTTTGACGACGTTTGGAATAATTTGATATCCTCTAACACTGTACTCACTGAGCTAAATACACCTCGCCATAACTCAATTGAAGATATGGATCCTGCATACACGTTGCATTTTGACAGAGCAATTTTTCAAAATGTCGGCTCACAGATTGTTTCGACCTTGTTTAAGATATTTGCCGTTGCATCCGATGATAATATTAGCACAAGGATGTTGTCTACAATCGACAAATGTTCTCAACTAGCATCCTTCTTTGGATTTACAAAACTTTACAATGGAATTTTGACCGAAACTATCAAGTTTACAACATTGACCGGTGAAACTAAAAACGCGAGAAAATTATATGACTTTAATGATGTACCAGTTGTGCTAATACACCTTGAAGATACTATGGAAGTAATCACTGTTTCCAGTCAATCCGTAAGACTTGGGCAGGATTTCAAGGGACAATTAGCAACAGTGGTACTCTCCCGAATTCTGGGGAATACCGGTAAAAATACCATTAGTAAAGAGATCTGGGTCCAACTATTAAATATTTTGCTAGTGCTCTACGAGGGACTAGTGATTCCACCAGATCTGTGTCCGCAAGTACAAAGAGAGTTAGCATTGGGACCATTGCCGAAACCGTCTGCAGAATATAATATCAACAAAACCAAATTTACCAAAGGGTTGCTGTCTACATTTGCTTCATACTTGAAGGGAGACGAGGAGCCTACTGAAGAAGAAATAGCTTGGTCCGTGAAAGGGATGGAGACCATAGAAAACAGTCAATTAATATCGTCTATTCTTGGCGCCTCTCAGGAAACGGAGGCTGAATTGATCTCCCATATCCTAGGGGCTGTGAAGTTAGAAAAAAATGGTGATAATTCAAGATTCTTCGAGCAGGAAATTCTCTTTTTATGCGAATTGGCAATATCCATGTTGGTTCGCTGTCAGAATAAGTCAACAGGTAGACAGATATTGACGCAATTGAAGATATTTGCAGAAATAAATGGAATATCAAAGGCGTTCCGTCAACGTTTGTTAAGTTACAATATTTTTGTGATAAAGCAGCTTGAGACCCCCGAAGCTATCATCAGCCTTATTGATAAGGAGATGTTGTTTAACAATGAAATATATGACAGTGAATTCTTCGAGTCTGACCCTGGAATGAGTGTATTGAACAGTTTATTGTCATTATCTCAACAAGATGCATTTACAAGTGAACTCTTGGCCAATGAAGGTTTCTGGAAGCTACTGCGAAGATATGCCCCATTAAAGAAATGTACTCTGGCCGTGTACAACTTCTTGGATAACTTCATTATAACAAACCAGGGTTTGATAACCGACGAAAACTTTATGTGGATGCTTGGTTTGTTGGATGAAATATCATCAACTGGTGCTGTTGGAGGACGATGGGAAGAAGAATTTGACCGATTGGTTAAAAGTGGTCGTGCGGTCGAGAAAGAGAATCCCTATCAGGAAATTGTCGACCTCTCTTTGAAGTCTATCAATTTAACTTCTCAGCTAATAAAAGTCAGGACAAATCTAACTAAAACCGAGATTGTGGCCTTGATCCAGGCCTTGGCGCATCAATGTTTGAATCCATCGTACCAGCTGCGCCTCTATGCCCTATCTTCATTAGAGGATGCAATGACCAAGGGTATTTTGGTATCGAATGACACTATAACGGTATCAGAATTGTTTGAACATGGCTTATTCCCCCTCATCGATAACAGCAAAAATATCAATGCATTACCATTGTTGGATATTATGTCTACTTTATCCAGAATATATCTTTACTACTTGGAATGTGGCAAAACAACTAATGACACTTATATGAAGGTGCAAAACATGTTTAATAAATATGTGGAGAACCCGACCATGGAGCAGAAGCTGCAGGAACTGATCACTGCTAAAAAAGAGATCGAGAAAAATATTAACGGACCATCTAGACCTCATACAGTTGCGGATAACAAAGAAACTTCTATGGAAGAAGCGCCAGGTCCAGTAGAGGAAAAGTGA
- a CDS encoding AEL060Cp (NOHBY505; No homolog in Saccharomyces cerevisiae; Syntenic homolog of Kluyveromyces lactis KLLA0E22880g) — MDKEHVIDADKAGYSPSSSLIGMVTAGGRSMVYQFTSFYLRAPMKLFRPARYDYTHYLRILLTGEDKVSQPQRPKPSGQWFRNPAYTYYLENSSVGVLTRALNKYGWKVLPDRVLPPLVLNSAAGVVLYTTYLSSLSFLRGPLGAGGEHGQSPPRISDVVCAGFMAGVAQAVASAPIDAIYTRSTANDLLSSAKKYNSLWLYGIDKLKEIGLVGCFGGFGLSLVKESVGFAVYFTTFELLKGQVCNKTIEYLEAHKKLKATGAQSANEGSEQYLPAKTTSEGYMSQREKQWLQRSFVFGAGVTAAFALQLVQYPMLKLQKTHLSRLEAFDIYQKAIANLKDQSTIEPKISKIRLRGGNTRLLHLYFNSYIDTLEHVASISKSTGTARWLYKGFLRNTLAIIPGTATGLLLLEYMRTSLDGSAQYSSPLE, encoded by the coding sequence ATGGACAAGGAGCATGTTATTGACGCAGACAAGGCTGGCTACTCTCCCTCTTCCTCATTAATCGGTATGGTGACCGCCGGTGGGAGATCAATGGTTTATCAGTTCACGTCTTTCTATCTCCGTGCGCCGATGAAGCTGTTCCGGCCTGCACGATATGACTACACGCACTACCTGCGGATTCTGCTAACAGGAGAGGACAAGGTCAGTCAACCGCAACGCCCGAAGCCATCCGGACAGTGGTTTCGCAATCCTGCGTACACATACTACTTGGAAAACTCGTCGGTTGGCGTCTTGACGCGGGCTTTGAATAAGTATGGCTGGAAGGTGCTACCGGATAGAgtgctgccgccgcttgTGCTCAATTCTGCGGCCGGCGTGGTGCTGTATACGACATACTTATCGAGTCTTTCGTTTCTGCGAGGCCCTCTGGGGGCCGGGGGAGAGCATGGACAGTCACCTCCGCGGATATCCGATGTGGTATGTGCGGGATTCATGGCCGGAGTAGCCCAGGCTGTTGCATCTGCACCAATTGATGCAATATACACGCGCTCCACTGCAAATGACCTTCTTTCTTCCGCCAAGAAATATAACAGCCTATGGCTGTATGGGATTGACAAACTGAAAGAGATCGGGCTGGTGGGATGCTTTGGGGGATTCGGATTATCCTTGGTGAAGGAAAGCGTGGGCTTTGCCGTGTACTTCACTACTTTCGAGCTCCTCAAGGGCCAGGTTTGCAACAAGACGATAGAATATTTGGAAGCGCACAAGAAGCTGAAGGCCACTGGCGCCCAGTCCGCCAATGAGGGTTCTGAGCAGTACTTACCAGCTAAGACTACTTCCGAGGGTTACATGAGCCAACGCGAAAAACAGTGGTTGCAAAGGAGTTTTGTGTTTGGAGCTGGCGTAACAGCGGCATTCGCACTTCAGCTGGTACAGTACCCTATGCTCAAACTTCAAAAAACCCACCTATCACGTCTGGAAGCCTTTGATATTTATCAAAAAGCAATTGCTAATCTGAAGGACCAATCTACAATTGAACCTAAGATAAGCAAGATCCGATTGCGGGGAGGTAACACAAGACTACTTCATCTCTATTTCAACTCTTATATTGATACGCTCGAGCATGTTGCCTCCATCAGTAAGAGTACAGGAACGGCCCGCTGGCTGTATAAGGGTTTCCTGAGAAATACTCTGGCGATTATCCCAGGCACTGCTACTGGGTTATTGTTGCTAGAATATATGAGGACGTCACTTGATGGTAGTGCACAATATTCATCACCATTGGAATAA
- the URA3 gene encoding orotidine-5'-phosphate decarboxylase (Syntenic homolog of Saccharomyces cerevisiae YEL021W (URA3)) yields MSTKSYAERAKAHNSPVARKLLALMHEKKTNLCASLDVRTSRKLLELADTLGPHICLLKTHVDILTDFDIETTVKPLQQLAAKHNFMIFEDRKFADIGNTVKLQYSSGVYRIAEWADITNAHGVTGPGVIAGLKEAAKLASQEPRGLLMLAELSSQGSLARGDYTAGVVEMAKLDKDFVIGFIAQRDMGGRADGFDWLIMTPGVGLDDKGDGLGQQYRTVDEVVSDGTDVIIVGRGLFDKGRDPNVEGARYRKAGWEAYLRRIGETS; encoded by the coding sequence ATGTCAACGAAATCTTACGCAGAAAGGGCCAAGGCACACAATTCGCCAGTTGCTAGAAAGCTTCTGGCATTGATGCACGAGAAGAAAACCAATCTCTGCGCTTCCCTTGATGTGCGGACGTCTAGAAAGCTTCTGGAGCTAGCAGACACGCTGGGACCGCACATTTGTCTGCTGAAGACACATGTCGACATACTGACGGACTTCGACATCGAGACGACAGTCAagccgctgcagcagcttgcGGCTAAGCACAACTTCATGATCTTCGAGGACCGCAAGTTCGCTGACATTGGCAACACGGTTAAGCTGCAGTACTCCTCCGGCGTGTACCGTATCGCGGAGTGGGCGGATATTACCAATGCACACGGCGTCACCGGCCCCGGTGTGATAGCCGGGCTGAAGGAGGCTGCGAAACTGGCCTCACAGGAACCCAGGGGGTTGCTGATGCTGGCAGAGCTCTCTTCTCAGGGCTCTTTGGCGCGCGGAGACTATACCGCGGGCGTCGTTGAAATGGCAAAGCTGGACAAAGACTTTGTGATCGGGTTCATCGCGCAGCGTGACATGGGTGGGCGTGCAGACGGCTTTGACTGGCTCATCATGACCCCGGGGGTTGGCCTGGACGACAAAGGAGACGGCCTGGGCCAGCAGTACCGCACGGTGGATGAGGTCGTCAGCGACGGTACCGATGTGATCATTGTTGGCAGAGGGCTCTTTGACAAGGGAAGAGACCCCAACGTCGAGGGTGCCCGCTACCGCAAGGCCGGTTGGGAGGCTTACTTGCGCCGTATTGGCGAGACTTCGTAG
- the TIM9 gene encoding protein transporter TIM9 (Syntenic homolog of Saccharomyces cerevisiae YEL020W-A (TIM9)), whose product MDALNSREQQEFQRVVEQKQMKDFMRLYSNLVERCFSDCVNDFTSSKLTSKEQTCIMRCSEKFLKHSERVGQRFQEQNAALNQSMGR is encoded by the coding sequence ATGGATGCGTTGAATTCGAGAGAGCAACAGGAATTTCAGAGAGTTGTGGAGCAGAAGCAGATGAAGGACTTCATGCGCCTTTACTCGAATTTGGTTGAGAGGTGCTTCAGTGACTGTGTCAACGACTTCACTTCCTCCAAATTGACCTCCAAGGAACAGACGTGCATCATGAGATGCTCCGAGAAGTTCTTGAAGCACAGCGAACGGGTGGGCCAGCGGTTCCAGGAACAGAACGCTGCGTTGAACCAGAGCATGGGCCGCTAA
- a CDS encoding uncharacterized protein (Syntenic homolog of Saccharomyces cerevisiae YCR023C): MMGGTKQPLVSEQLRGFPWAQISLVMFVRLSEPVAFMSLFPYMYFMVRDFDVSSNESQIAAYSGWLGSVFALCQVVSAMNWGHFAERYGRKWALILGQLGTCCSLLLLGFAGNYYQALLARSLMGLLNGNAGVVRTVVGELASQERHQALAFSTMQLLWQFGAVLGPMIGGYLSFPKGQNKIPEWYPPWLSKMVSLFPYSLPNLVISVLLLGSVLTTALFLEETHPHLKHSRDRGLEVGSWLLRHFWPWYTARSSSTERALVTDEEVQSDTEERTHLLSDGRRTSGEDYAYSRVTGKDAAPGETQNKAVATGTQLGTEFVEEGIPPPLEQTAMRHMIYADVFYPIISHLCLELHLTPTVEFLPVFLSTALATEERPDGTVGLASRFPWKIVGGIGMSSERAGDLLSTTGIVGCLVMFFLFPLITQRYDPISIYRSGLSLFPIVYVLVPYIVFLQKDSIPKWCTYVYLYSLTSAKTTICCLTMPQMLLIIHRTCHPRYRGVVNSAVISLGAGARFIGPLLGGYILAWSQAHEVAWLLWWLLAALAVYAGYQAYKIRAV; this comes from the coding sequence ATGATGGGTGGAACCAAGCAGCCGTTGGTCAGTGAGCAGTTGCGGGGGTTTCCCTGGGCGCAGATAAGTCTCGTCATGTTTGTTCGGCTGAGCGAGCCAGTTGCTTTTATGTCTCTATTTCCGTACATGTACTTCATGGTGCGAGACTTTGATGTATCTAGTAACGAAAGCCAGATCGCGGCCTATTCGGGCTGGCTGGGCTCTGTATTTGCCCTGTGCCAGGTGGTTTCGGCCATGAACTGGGGCCACTTTGCGGAGAGATACGGGCGCAAGTGGGCACTCATCCTGGGTCAGCTCGGGACATGCTGCTCTCTTCTGCTTCTGGGGTTTGCGGGAAATTACTACCAGGCCCTCCTCGCCCGCAGTCTGATGGGGCTGCTAAACGGGAACGCAGGCGTCGTGCGTACTGTTGTAGGCGAGCTCGCTTCTCAAGAGAGACACCAAGCACTGGCCTTCAGCACCATGCAGCTTCTTTGGCAGTTCGGAGCTGTCTTGGGGCCCATGATCGGCGGCTATCTCTCCTTTCCTAAAGGACAAAACAAAATACCAGAATGGTACCCTCCTTGGCTTTCCAAGATGGTATCGCTGTTCCCGTACTCGTTGCCGAATTTGGTTATATccgtgctgctgctcggcAGCGTTTTAACCACCGCTCTGTTTTTGGAAGAGACGCACCCGCATCTGAAGCACAGTCGTGACAGGGGGCTCGAAGTGGGCTCTTGGCTGCTACGGCATTTCTGGCCGTGGTATACCGCcagaagcagcagcacTGAACGTGCCCTAGTGACGGACGAAGAGGTTCAGTCTGACACCGAGGAGCGGACGCATCTGCTCAGCGACGGACGCCGCACGTCGGGCGAGGACTACGCCTACTCTCGGGTCACCGGCAAGGACGCTGCGCCGGGAGAAACACAGAACAAGGCCGTGGCTACGGGGACACAGCTTGGTACAGAATTCGTCGAGGAGGGGATCCCGCCCCCGCTGGAACAAACAGCTATGCGGCATATGATATACGCAGACGTATTCTACCCGATCATTAGCCACTTGTGTCTCGAGCTGCACCTGACGCCGACCGTCGAGTTCCTGCCGGTTTTCTTGTCCACTGCGCTGGCGACGGAGGAGAGGCCGGACGGAACGGTTGGGCTTGCGTCGCGGTTCCCATGGAAAATTGTGGGCGGGATAGGAATGTCGTCCGAAAGGGCGGGGGATCTGCTCTCGACGACCGGCATTGTCGGATGCCTGGTCATGTTCTTCCTGTTTCCTTTAATTACGCAGCGGTACGACCCCATCTCAATTTACCGCAGCGGCCTGTCTCTGTTCCCCATCGTCTACGTTCTTGTGCCATACATCGTGTTCCTGCAGAAGGACTCGATTCCGAAGTGGTGCACCTATGTGTATCTCTACTCTCTGACATCGGCCAAAACCACGATCTGCTGTCTGACAATGCCACAGATGCTGTTGATTATCCATCGGACCTGCCATCCGCGCTACCGCGGGGTCGTCAACAGCGCCGTCATTAGTCTTGGGGCTGGCGCCAGGTTCATTGGCCCGCTCCTGGGAGGGTATATTTTGGCATGGTCGCAGGCGCACGAGGTCGCGTGGTTGCTGTGGTGGCTACTTGCTGCCCTCGCGGTGTACGCCGGCTACCAGGCTTACAAAATACGCGCTGTGTAA
- a CDS encoding AEL056Wp (NOHBY504; No homolog in Saccharomyces cerevisiae; Weak similarity to Ashbya gossypii ABL053W), which translates to MTQYKVEDYLNLDEGQFSDSAEETGIYLTQAAYDEGFSTTAASVPVILAEVPKLARLSELSLLPQYNSSTGNRVEKKSVQRNRRDRVIRSFVKAFDKTLETSDSSLLSATPSPKSIFSYGFSSSQDEERAFSVVEGHLQIPQDDAYINDGGTMFKLALENSPSVSPEELELLETAPFANNNSDDILSFSQVIEQHANMEQDMVQLEPDASRQVFDYLANLERSVELTSLTFEDQFDVPISVFSQMPQQMHVHMQAQLPGEDEDNEEEEEEAYEEEEEDEEEEETYTEEPSSNFTMPIPLQLTPQPVFHRLQEVRPETLGSSPRMNNFVPEKKRRKLSIQPLTFDQIRLTHGLLRKTMIRHYDTEDLKLQIKKEIAKEQKAVKDALKRPDKAQCPKKRTISKTRLQDVSINFHQALTGLRDLEVVFAQNHILSSGYWSAKANALGVTEMRSIVSVIRQQYENHITFEFVDDDVNPNTIPDGMKLLKFSVISRYCEHLENDRYVNDWVHLITYNDLSELLGFALDISDEMIVVNDDSLIFETQNEPWKRLLMRWRSIYDKKLFIISESKEMMQLKIEKAKSRGKPFNLDEREKKLKEDLFNQLMSYKGLLGAPSKTAKDQALIKTNKLQALIKIVLEKYCWVDPSKVPEGGYRRLF; encoded by the coding sequence ATGACACAGTACAAAGTGGAGGATTACCTAAATTTGGACGAGGGCCAATTTAGCGATTCTGCGGAGGAAACGGGGATCTATTTGACGCAGGCCGCCTACGACGAAGGCTTCTCCACCACTGCCGCCAGCGTTCCGGTCATTCTAGCGGAAGTTCCAAAATTGGCGCGTTTGTCTGAACTTTCGCTATTACCACAATATAACAGTAGCACCGGAAACAGGGTGGAGAAGAAGTCTGTGCAAAGGAACAGGCGAGATCGAGTTATTCGCTCCTTCGTCAAGGCATTTGACAAAACACTGGAAACATCGGACAGCAGTCTTCTATCTGCAACACCATCTCCAAAATCCATTTTTTCGTATGGGTTCTCGTCTTCGCAGGATGAGGAACGCGCGTTTTCTGTGGTGGAAGGACATCTCCAAATACCGCAGGACGACGCTTACATCAACGATGGTGGAACAATGTTTAAGTTAGCGTTGGAAAACTCGCCTTCGGTGTCACCAGAAGAATTGGAGTTACTGGAAACTGCTCCGTTTGCGAACAACAATTCCGATGATATCCTCAGCTTCAGCCAAGTGATAGAACAGCATGCAAACATGGAGCAGGATATGGTCCAATTGGAACCGGATGCCAGTAGGCAAGTTTTTGACTACCTCGCCAACCTTGAACGATCGGTGGAACTAACATCGTTGACATTCGAAGACCAATTTGACGTCCCCATAAGTGTATTCTCCCAGATGCCACAACAGATGCACGTGCATATGCAAGCGCAGCTCCCAGGAGAAGACGAAGATAACgaagaggaggaggaggaggcttacgaggaggaggaagaagacgaagaagaagaagaaacATATACGGAAGAACCATCCTCGAACTTCACCATGCCCATACCGCTACAGCTCACGCCGCAGCCGGTCTTCCACCGCCTACAGGAGGTCCGGCCAGAAACGCTCGGCAGCTCTCCTAGGATGAACAACTTCGTTCCAGAAAAAAAAAGGAGAAAGCTAAGCATTCAGCCATTGACGTTTGATCAGATACGGTTGACACATGGGCTATTACGAAAAACTATGATTCGTCACTATGATACTGAAGATCTCAAACTACAGATAAAGAAAGAAATTGCAAAAGAACAAAAGGCGGTAAAAGATGCCTTAAAACGTCCCGACAAGGCTCAATGCCCAAAAAAGAGAACTATAAGTAAAACGAGGTTACAAGATGTTTCCATTAACTTTCACCAAGCTTTAACCGGTCTTCGAGACTTGGAGGTTGTATTTGCCCAAAATCATATTTTATCCTCTGGATACTGGTCGGCGAAAGCAAACGCTCTAGGGGTCACTGAGATGCGCTCGATTGTTTCTGTGATCCGCCAGCAGTACGAAAACCACATAACATTTGAATTTGTTGACGACGATGTCAACCCTAATACAATTCCTGACGGAATGAAACTTTTGAAATTCTCCGTAATATCAAGATACTGTGAGCATTTAGAAAATGACCGCTATGTAAATGACTGGGTCCATTTGATAACTTATAATGATTTAAGCGAACTATTGGGGTTCGCTTTAGATATCTCTGATGAAATGATTGTAGTCAATGATGATTCGTTAATTTTTGAGACTCAGAATGAACCATGGAAACGATTGCTAATGAGATGGAGGTCTATATACGATAAAAAACTATTTATCATCTCTGAATCAAAAGAGATGATGCAACTCAAGATCGAGAAGGCCAAATCCCGTGGAAAACCATTCAATTTGGATGAGCGGGAGAAGAAATTAAAGGAAGATCTTTTTAATCAACTTATGTCATACAAGGGTTTGTTAGGCGCGCCCTCTAAAACTGCAAAAGACCAAGCTCTCATCAAGACAAATAAACTTCAAGCACTAATAAAAATTGTGCTAGAGAAATACTGCTGGGTTGATCCCTCGAAAGTCCCAGAGGGGGGTTACAGGAGATTGTTTTAA